In Streptomyces sp. NBC_00448, the following are encoded in one genomic region:
- a CDS encoding serine/threonine-protein kinase → MSLRGGDPAEIGGYPLEARLGSGGMGTVFLARTSSGRAVAIKLIHQQFAGDEEFRIRFRQEVAAARRVSGAFTAAVVDADTEDEQPWMATTYIEGHTLAQHIAAKGPLDGAELRRLAIGLAEALRDIHRVGVVHRDLKPSNVVLSPEGPRVIDFGISRAVDQQTLTMTGRVIGTPPFMSPEQLQAPRGVGPRSDVFSLGTLLVYAATGHGPFDADSPYMTAYQVVHEEPSLDAVPAALRAVVESCLDKEPEGRPSADELLVLLRDLPVDLGGTEPSGFVAGHTRDVITQHHLATPPTPAPNASTPNESAPNASTPHSPTPNSPAGSGTGDTEAPTGRRLRRRWRPVLAAAVAVAAIGGGIAALQAGGLGGNSGGDQGKNVGDKVTGVAAPVGSLPDGFAPWHMTVRGGAGVPDELRCVTHGDAVYCGGGGVVATRIRAADGSRVWTVKSPGVPSQGMHMVGATDDTVIGYRLAAEDAPQDPPTEVVAVDANSGRELWSVASGDQSAAVTSRTEEALVFGSAVVTVNAADTRLEARDAHSGHVLWKTPFPADRQCSPVLAGSRLLAMCATRAEVDDLDVRHPTLYTVDRASGKLGRPLAIDVKAPAVPIGVADGKLVLLQEHMSGPAPAGYDRVVRVDPVARTVTYTPLAKVYEGTPGMAGGTVYVSGQTGLVTALDPLTGRKKWSRQTAVEGASGPAAGTGALYFSSATGRVVALSPSDGRTLWTTDPRADGLTGEQGASPRVALAGREVIVAAADNTLFAFDAQKPPKSD, encoded by the coding sequence GTGTCGCTGCGCGGAGGGGACCCAGCCGAGATCGGCGGCTATCCGCTTGAGGCACGCCTCGGCTCGGGTGGCATGGGCACGGTCTTCCTGGCCCGGACGAGTTCGGGGCGGGCCGTGGCGATCAAGCTGATCCACCAGCAGTTCGCCGGGGACGAGGAGTTCCGCATCCGGTTCCGGCAGGAGGTGGCGGCGGCGCGGCGGGTCAGCGGCGCGTTCACCGCCGCCGTGGTCGACGCCGACACCGAGGACGAGCAGCCGTGGATGGCGACGACCTACATCGAGGGGCACACGCTCGCCCAGCACATCGCCGCGAAGGGCCCGCTGGACGGGGCGGAGCTGAGAAGGCTCGCCATCGGGCTGGCGGAGGCGCTGCGCGACATCCACCGGGTGGGTGTCGTCCACCGTGACCTCAAGCCCTCGAACGTCGTGCTCTCCCCCGAGGGCCCGCGCGTCATCGACTTCGGCATCTCGCGCGCCGTCGACCAGCAGACGCTGACCATGACCGGGCGGGTCATCGGCACGCCGCCGTTCATGTCGCCGGAGCAACTCCAGGCGCCGCGTGGCGTGGGGCCTCGGTCCGACGTCTTCTCGCTGGGGACGCTGCTGGTGTACGCGGCGACGGGCCACGGTCCCTTCGACGCGGACAGCCCCTACATGACGGCGTACCAGGTGGTGCACGAGGAGCCGTCGCTGGATGCCGTACCGGCGGCCTTGCGCGCGGTCGTCGAGTCGTGCCTGGACAAGGAGCCCGAGGGGCGCCCCTCGGCGGACGAACTCCTCGTGCTGCTGCGGGACCTGCCGGTCGACCTCGGCGGGACCGAGCCGAGCGGGTTCGTCGCGGGCCACACCCGTGACGTGATCACCCAGCATCACCTCGCGACGCCGCCCACCCCGGCGCCGAACGCCTCGACACCGAACGAATCGGCACCGAACGCCTCGACACCGCACTCCCCGACGCCGAACTCCCCGGCCGGTTCCGGCACCGGGGACACCGAAGCCCCCACCGGCCGCCGTCTGCGCCGCCGTTGGCGTCCGGTGCTCGCGGCCGCGGTCGCGGTCGCGGCGATCGGCGGGGGGATCGCCGCGCTCCAGGCGGGCGGCCTCGGCGGGAACAGCGGCGGCGACCAGGGCAAGAACGTCGGCGACAAGGTCACCGGCGTCGCGGCGCCGGTCGGCTCGCTTCCGGACGGCTTCGCGCCGTGGCACATGACCGTGCGGGGCGGCGCGGGCGTCCCCGACGAGCTGCGGTGCGTCACGCACGGCGACGCGGTGTACTGCGGGGGCGGCGGTGTGGTCGCGACCCGGATCAGGGCCGCGGACGGCTCGCGGGTGTGGACGGTGAAGAGCCCGGGCGTGCCCTCCCAGGGCATGCACATGGTCGGCGCCACCGACGACACGGTGATCGGTTACCGCCTCGCCGCCGAGGACGCCCCGCAGGACCCGCCCACCGAGGTGGTGGCCGTCGACGCGAACAGCGGCCGGGAGCTGTGGTCCGTCGCATCGGGCGACCAGTCGGCGGCCGTCACGTCGCGGACCGAGGAGGCCCTCGTGTTCGGCTCCGCCGTCGTGACGGTCAACGCGGCCGACACCCGCCTCGAGGCCCGGGACGCGCACAGCGGTCACGTCCTGTGGAAGACCCCGTTCCCCGCGGACCGGCAGTGCTCTCCCGTCCTGGCGGGCTCGCGGCTCCTCGCGATGTGCGCGACGCGTGCGGAGGTGGACGACCTGGACGTGCGCCACCCCACCCTGTACACGGTCGACCGCGCTTCGGGGAAGCTGGGCAGGCCCCTCGCGATCGACGTGAAGGCCCCCGCCGTGCCGATAGGCGTCGCCGACGGCAAGCTCGTACTCCTCCAGGAGCACATGTCGGGACCGGCGCCGGCCGGCTACGACAGGGTGGTGCGGGTGGACCCTGTCGCGCGGACGGTCACCTACACCCCGCTGGCCAAGGTGTACGAGGGGACGCCCGGCATGGCCGGCGGCACCGTCTATGTGAGCGGGCAGACCGGTCTGGTCACCGCGCTCGACCCCCTGACCGGCCGGAAGAAGTGGTCGCGGCAGACTGCCGTGGAGGGCGCGTCGGGACCGGCCGCGGGAACCGGCGCGCTGTACTTCAGCTCGGCCACCGGCCGGGTGGTCGCGCTGTCCCCGTCCGACGGCAGGACCCTCTGGACCACGGACCCGCGGGCCGACGGTTTGACCGGCGAGCAGGGCGCGAGCCCGCGCGTGGCCCTCGCCGGGCGTGAGGTGATCGTGGCCGCGGCCGACAACACCCTCTTCGCCTTCGACGCGCAGAAGCCGCCGAAGTCGGACTGA